A genomic segment from Gopherus evgoodei ecotype Sinaloan lineage chromosome 6, rGopEvg1_v1.p, whole genome shotgun sequence encodes:
- the LOC115653533 gene encoding cell cycle checkpoint protein RAD1, translating into MPLSTQPETGDDQYVLVASLDNVRNLSNILKAIHFKDHATCFATTNGIKVTVENAKCLQANAFIQAGIFQEFIVQEESVTFRINLAVLLDCLTIFGTNSLPGTSTALRMCYRGYGYPLTLFLEEGGVVTVCKINTEEPEETLDFDFCSTNVVNKIILQSEGLREAFAELDMTSEVLQITMSPDKPYFRLSTFGNAGSAHLDYPKDSDLMEAFHCNQTQTNRYKISLLKPSTKALVLSCKVSIRTDNRGFLSLQYMIRNEDGQICFVEYYCCPDEDITESEL; encoded by the exons ATGCCCCTCTCCACTCAACCTGAAACTGGTGATGACCAGTATGTTTTAGTTGCCAGTCTTGACAATGTCAGAAACCTCTCAAATATCCTAAAAGCCATTCATTTTAAAGACCATGCAACATGTTTTGCAACTACAAATGGAATCAAGGTTACAGTGGAAAATGCAAAGTGTCTGCAGGCAAATGCCTTTATTCAG gcagGGATTTTTCAAGAATTTATTGTACAGGAAGAGTCTGTGACGTTTCGAATCAATTTGGCTGTTCTTTTAGACTGCTTGACCATTTTTGGTACAAATTCTTTGCCAG GTACTTCAACAGCACTTCGAATGTGTTACCGTGGTTATGGCTACCCCTTGACCCTATTTCTAGAAGAAGGTGGTGTGGTAACTGTGTGTAAAATTAACACTGAAGAACCTGAAGAGACACTAGATTTTGATTTCTGCAGTACAAATGTGGTTAATAAAATTATCCTGCAGTCAGAAGGGTTAAGAGAAGCATTTGCTGAATTAGATATGACCAGTGAGGTCCTGCAGATCACCATGTCTCCAGACAAGCCTTATTTCAG ATTATCCACCTTTGGCAATGCAGGAAGTGCGCATCTTGACTATCCCAAAGATTCTGATTTGATGGAAGCATTTCATTGCAATCAGACCCAGACGAACAG GTATAAGATCTCTTTGCTCAAACCATCTACTAAGGCACTAGTTTTATCTTGTAAAGTGTCTATTCGGACAGATAATCGGGGATTCCTTTCACTGCAGTATATGATTAGGAATGAAGATGGACAGATCTGTTTTGTGGAGTACTATTGTTGCCCTGATGAGGACATTACTGAATCAGAACTATAG